The following proteins are co-located in the Spinactinospora alkalitolerans genome:
- a CDS encoding NUDIX domain-containing protein, whose amino-acid sequence MSLHARARSALSSWIAPDAAQDALRRDYLAHLDRHPDAMWRSCLPGHLTASTAIIDPSGRRAVLTLHSKLKLWLQVGGHCEADDASLAAAALREATEESGIRGLRLLPEPVRLDRHTVPCGGGSWHLDVQYAAVAPGDAVLARVEDESDDLDWFPVDDVPDPSDDACRRLVAAAAAAVRAA is encoded by the coding sequence GTGAGCCTGCACGCCCGGGCCCGGTCGGCGCTGTCGTCCTGGATCGCGCCCGATGCGGCCCAGGACGCGCTGCGCCGGGACTACCTCGCCCACCTCGACCGCCACCCCGACGCGATGTGGCGCTCCTGCCTGCCCGGTCACCTCACGGCCAGTACCGCGATCATCGACCCCTCGGGGCGGCGCGCGGTGCTGACCCTGCACAGCAAGCTCAAGCTGTGGCTGCAGGTGGGCGGGCACTGCGAGGCCGATGACGCGAGCCTGGCGGCCGCGGCGCTGCGGGAGGCCACCGAGGAGTCGGGCATCCGGGGCCTGCGCCTGCTGCCCGAACCGGTGCGGCTGGATCGGCACACGGTGCCGTGCGGTGGCGGCTCCTGGCACCTGGACGTCCAGTACGCCGCGGTCGCCCCGGGCGACGCCGTCCTGGCCCGCGTCGAGGACGAGTCCGACGACCTGGACTGGTTCCCCGTGGACGACGTTCCCGACCCCTCCGACGACGCCTGCCGTCGGCTGGTCGCCGCTGCCGCCGCCGCGGTGCGCGCGGCGTGA
- a CDS encoding zinc-dependent metalloprotease, with protein sequence MSDLPFGFSMPNDPDDESGRRSGDSGSGAGSGGSGSGGPGGGMPNMPPGGFPFGDPQQMAQMLRQFADMMSAQTPSGQGDQSSGINWDMAKNVARHSVSEHGDPSVGVTEYAHVQEALRLADLWLNEATSLPSGVHTMEAWSRSEWVEKTMPTWSKLCDPLTARIVESMGQNLPGEMQSMAGPLLGMVRQMGGMLVGQQAGQAIGELAREVLGSTDVGLPLAGEGRAALLAPGVAKFGEGLGVPLDEVRLYLAARETAHHRLFGHVPWLRSHLFSLVEEYARGMSFDMSGLEEKLGQIDIANPEALQEALSGSEGEGLFQPQDTPQQKASLARLETTLALIEGWVSVVVDAAVAERLPQAASLAEAIRRRRASGGPAEHTFATLVGLELRPRRLREAATLWKALEEARGVDGRDAVWEHPDLMPSSDDLDDPEGFVSGRADAEAAQLDISQFTAERPEGDSEEGGSGGSGEEDGGRGGEDGR encoded by the coding sequence GTGAGCGACCTTCCTTTTGGTTTCAGCATGCCGAACGATCCCGATGACGAGTCCGGGCGCCGGTCGGGTGATTCCGGCTCGGGCGCCGGCAGCGGCGGCAGCGGCAGCGGCGGCCCAGGTGGGGGGATGCCGAACATGCCGCCCGGCGGCTTCCCCTTCGGCGACCCGCAGCAGATGGCGCAGATGCTCCGGCAGTTCGCCGACATGATGTCCGCGCAGACCCCGTCCGGCCAGGGCGACCAGAGCAGCGGCATCAACTGGGACATGGCCAAGAACGTCGCCCGGCACTCGGTGTCGGAGCACGGCGATCCGAGCGTCGGCGTCACCGAGTACGCCCACGTGCAGGAGGCCCTGCGGCTGGCCGACCTGTGGCTGAACGAGGCCACCTCGCTGCCGTCGGGCGTGCACACGATGGAGGCGTGGAGCAGGTCGGAATGGGTCGAGAAGACCATGCCGACCTGGTCGAAGCTGTGCGACCCGCTGACCGCGCGCATCGTCGAGTCGATGGGCCAGAACCTGCCGGGCGAGATGCAGTCGATGGCCGGTCCGCTGCTGGGCATGGTCCGGCAGATGGGCGGAATGCTGGTCGGCCAGCAGGCCGGGCAGGCCATCGGTGAGCTGGCCCGCGAGGTGCTCGGCTCCACCGACGTCGGCCTGCCCCTGGCCGGCGAGGGGCGCGCGGCGCTGCTGGCGCCGGGCGTCGCCAAGTTCGGCGAGGGGCTCGGCGTCCCGCTGGACGAGGTGCGGCTGTACCTCGCGGCGCGCGAGACCGCGCACCACCGGCTGTTCGGGCACGTGCCGTGGCTGCGCTCGCACCTGTTCAGCCTGGTCGAGGAGTACGCCCGCGGCATGTCCTTCGACATGAGCGGCCTGGAGGAGAAGCTCGGCCAGATCGACATCGCCAACCCGGAGGCGCTGCAGGAGGCGCTGTCGGGCTCCGAGGGCGAGGGGCTGTTCCAGCCGCAGGACACCCCGCAGCAGAAGGCGTCGCTGGCCCGCCTGGAGACGACCCTCGCGCTGATCGAGGGCTGGGTGTCGGTGGTCGTGGACGCCGCGGTGGCCGAACGGCTGCCGCAGGCCGCCTCACTGGCCGAGGCCATCCGCCGCCGCCGGGCCAGCGGCGGTCCGGCCGAGCACACCTTCGCCACCCTGGTGGGCCTGGAACTGCGGCCGCGGCGGCTGCGCGAGGCCGCGACGCTGTGGAAGGCGCTGGAGGAGGCCCGCGGGGTCGACGGCCGCGACGCCGTGTGGGAGCACCCCGACCTTATGCCCTCCAGCGACGACCTGGACGACCCCGAGGGGTTCGTCAGCGGCCGGGCCGACGCCGAGGCCGCGCAGCTCGACATCTCGCAGTTCACCGCCGAGCGCCCCGAAGGCGACTCCGAGGAGGGCGGCAGCGGCGGCAGCGGTGAGGAGGACGGCGGCAGGGGCGGCGAGGACGGCCGGTGA
- a CDS encoding NAD-dependent epimerase/dehydratase family protein — protein sequence MVVAVTGAATGVGRMLVERLPKAAGSGRVARVIAIDEQRGDADGVTWRIADVRDPRLAARLAGVDVLVHTDDDRSLETHPRERRARNIRAAQTVLTAAAAERVPRVILITSTMVYGADPANPVPLAESAPLKTESGAGLLSDFAEIEELAALARRAHPGLSVTVVRPAPLVGPELDTLLTRHFAAPRLLTVKGCEQAWQFCHVEDLVSALDFMVRNEVDGKDGVLAVGCDGSLTQADAEEIAGIRSFELPANLAFGATQRLHRVGITPAPAGELRFLVYPCVVDCVTLREAGWHPEYDNAEALQALLEARTGKHALVGRTLGRKEATITAASAAGAAVAAIGTAAAVRHLRKRRKG from the coding sequence TTGGTCGTCGCGGTCACGGGCGCCGCCACCGGCGTCGGGCGGATGCTGGTGGAACGTTTGCCGAAGGCCGCCGGTTCCGGCCGGGTCGCCAGGGTGATCGCCATCGATGAGCAGCGCGGCGATGCGGACGGGGTGACGTGGCGGATCGCCGACGTGCGCGACCCCCGGCTGGCCGCGCGGCTCGCAGGGGTCGACGTGCTCGTGCACACCGACGACGACCGGTCGCTGGAGACGCACCCGCGCGAGCGGCGCGCCCGAAACATCCGGGCCGCCCAGACCGTGCTGACGGCCGCCGCGGCCGAACGCGTGCCGCGCGTCATCCTCATCACCAGCACCATGGTCTACGGCGCCGATCCGGCCAATCCCGTCCCACTCGCGGAGTCCGCCCCGCTCAAGACCGAGTCCGGGGCCGGCCTGCTCAGCGACTTCGCCGAGATCGAGGAGCTGGCCGCGCTCGCCCGGCGGGCCCACCCCGGGCTCTCGGTGACCGTCGTGCGCCCGGCGCCCCTGGTCGGCCCCGAACTCGACACGCTGCTCACCCGGCACTTCGCCGCACCCCGGCTGCTCACCGTCAAGGGCTGCGAACAGGCGTGGCAGTTCTGCCACGTGGAGGACCTGGTGAGCGCGCTGGACTTCATGGTCCGCAACGAGGTCGACGGTAAGGACGGGGTCCTGGCGGTGGGCTGCGACGGCTCGCTCACCCAGGCCGACGCGGAGGAGATCGCGGGCATCCGCAGCTTCGAGCTCCCGGCGAACCTGGCCTTCGGCGCGACGCAGCGGCTGCACCGGGTCGGCATCACCCCGGCCCCGGCCGGCGAGCTGCGGTTCCTGGTCTACCCGTGCGTGGTGGACTGCGTGACGCTGCGCGAGGCCGGCTGGCACCCCGAGTACGACAACGCCGAGGCCCTGCAGGCGCTGCTGGAGGCCCGCACCGGCAAGCACGCACTGGTCGGCCGGACCCTCGGGCGCAAGGAGGCCACGATCACCGCGGCCAGCGCCGCGGGCGCCGCCGTCGCCGCGATCGGCACCGCCGCGGCAGTGCGCCACCTCCGCAAGCGCCGCAAGGGCTGA
- a CDS encoding molybdenum cofactor biosynthesis protein MoaE, giving the protein MGVESITLAGLRDTPISVDEVISAVGDARAGGTAFFVGTVRDHDHGRGVTALSYSAHPSAEAEMRRVMEKVVADTTGDGRPVWRVAALHRVGDLEIGDTAVVVAAAAAHREEAFDACRRLIDDIKAEVPIWKHQTFDDGGTEWVGAC; this is encoded by the coding sequence ATGGGCGTGGAATCGATCACGCTGGCGGGGCTGCGCGATACCCCGATCTCGGTTGACGAGGTGATTTCGGCCGTCGGAGACGCCCGGGCCGGAGGAACCGCATTCTTCGTGGGCACGGTCCGCGACCATGACCACGGGCGCGGCGTCACCGCGCTGTCGTACTCGGCGCACCCCTCGGCCGAGGCCGAGATGCGGCGGGTCATGGAGAAGGTCGTGGCCGACACCACCGGGGACGGCCGCCCCGTGTGGCGGGTCGCCGCGCTGCACCGCGTCGGCGACCTGGAGATCGGCGACACCGCCGTCGTCGTCGCGGCCGCCGCCGCGCACCGCGAGGAGGCCTTCGACGCCTGCCGCAGGCTCATCGACGACATCAAGGCCGAGGTGCCCATCTGGAAGCACCAGACCTTCGACGACGGCGGCACCGAATGGGTGGGGGCCTGCTGA